The segment TCAACCTACACTACTCTCACACCCACACTACAGTCacacttctactcctgcacaacacaccacacccaTACTACACTCACACTTCTTCTCCTGCACTCCCATACCTATATTACTCTCACACACTTCTACTTCTGCATTCCCACACCTTCATTACTCTCACACCCACACTACACTCacacttctactcctgcacaccacaacacactcacacccacactacactcacacttctactcctgcacaccacaacacactcacacccacactacTCTCacacttctactcctgcacaccacaccacactcacacatctACTCCTGCACTCCCATACCTACACTACTCTCACATCCACACTACTGTCACACACTTCTACTTCTGCATTCCCACACCTTCATTACTCACACCCACACTACTCTCacacttctactcctgcacaccacaccacaccgcACTCacacttctactcctgcactcCCATACCTACATTACTCTCACACTTTTACTCCTGCACTCTAAACCCACACTACACTCACACGTCTACTCATGCACTCCTACACCTACACTACTCTTACATCCACACTACACTCGCACATCTACTCATGCACTCCCATACCCACATTACTCTCacacttctactcctgcactcTAAACCCACACTACACTCACACGTCTACTCATGCACTCCTACACCTACACTACTCTTACATCCACACTACACTCGCACATCTACTCATGCACTCCCATACCCACATTACTCTCacacttctactcctgcactcTAAACCCACACTACACTCACATGTCTACTCCTGCAATCCCACACCTACACTACTCTCacacttctactcctgcactcTAAACCCACACTACTCTCacacttctactcctgcactcTAAACCCACACTACACTCacacttctactcctgcactcTAAACCCACACTACACTCacacttctactcctgcactcCTACACCTACACTACTCTCACACCCACACTACACTCACACTTCTACTCATGCACTCCCAAAACCACACTACTCacacttctactcctgcactcCCACACTTCTATTCCTACATTCTTACACCCACACTACACTCACACTTCTACTTCTCCACCTATACTCCCGATATGCTGACCACCACATTTTGGACACATAGATTAGTACCATAATTGACAGGTGAAAAGTAGACCATTTGGGTactgaaatagaaaaaaatctggtgacgtacattttttttttccttcagtgaTGTTCTTATTCATTACTCTGGATATGAGACAGAGGAGCATAGTGGCAGGTTATGTGGGCTGGGAAGTCTTCTTTTGTCTGATTTTTTTGTTGACAAGACACAACCAGTTCAGAATGGGAGGTCAGTAGTGGTAAGTATAATTTCAAAGCATAttcacaaaaaattaaataataaaaataataattctaaaaaatgatatattcataaataattttcgattaactttttttaatttaaaggcACAGATGACAGATGTGCTGATTTACAAAACAAAGTAAGTTCATCTTAAACCTTTAGATCTGTATCAAAATCCTTTTATTCtccattattattcatttatgtacaattttttttctcagttccACCCAGAGAAGCACACTGCATGTCTAGTTTGGTTTGTTATGACTttgagactttttacttttgtacTGTTCCCTAAAATAATGTGCAACTGATGAAATATGCATAACTGGTGCAAGACCACTGTTTATCAAGACGCATCATTACACTTTTCTTCAGTCAGACTTTGTTGTGTTCAGGTGGTGTTCatgtgttgtatttttgtatggAAATTGGTAATCATACTGAAACACTGTAAAGATCCTAAAGTTGGGAGACTGGACTTCATTTTCCTTCTTCTACCTCCCCAAATAAATACTTATCAAAGCTGGTTACAAAGTTGACACTTCCACAGAAAATTCAGAATTGTATAAATGCCGAGTTACATATTAACCTGACTTCTGTAAATCGTTCACATGTTCCAATGAACTCCATACAGCAGTGGACTCATGCTGCTTTGTTTCACCTTGTACAGAAACATTACGTTTCATTTCAAGCAACACGTCTACCAGCAGCAGGGCAGATTCATGTTGAAGGTGTGTGGGGGATCCTTTTTTTGGAccttctgtaaaaacaaaaaccacCATCAAAAACCACTAAAATCTCTCACAAAGATCCAAAATGCATGGTCTTCTGAACCCACATGCAGGTTCACACTCGCACTTCTTCACTCTTCAATGATTAATGATGAAGTTCAGAATGAAGTCCCTTGGGGCTGATAAGTCCTGGATCCAGGTGACTGTGAGGACAAGATTGTTCAGGACAAACAGCACTCTaactgtgtgttttctgtttcttcACATGTGAatgtatacaaaacacacacacacacacacacacacacacacacacacacacacacccagtatCAGTCTGCTTCACACCCATTTTCCTCGATGTGTGCCTCCATGTTGACAGGCAGGATCAGGTGAGAAATGCGGCTCCACAGGCCGCTCAGCTTATCTGCGTCCATCTGGTTGAAGGGGGCGCCTGCCTGGGTGGAGGTGGGTGAGATCAGACGGCTGCTGATGTAGTCCtgcaccacctcctccacctggcTGAGGCTGAGCTCTGGTGTCAGCGACTGAGGCAGCAGCACGGTGAAGGCCAGGAAGGCCTGTTTGTAGGCGGCGTTCTCGTGGTCGCAGTAACGGTAGAAGATGAGGGTGGAGCCGGGTGGAAGCTCCTCCAGACGGTGGATGACTGCTGCCAGCTTCTTGCCCCCGAAGGCGTCTCTCAGCGCGCCGTCCAGCTCCAACTTTACCTGGAAAAAGATCAGTTTTGATAAGAAAACTCTCTACACCATGGCTCACCACATCCATCTCTCCACCCTCACCTCGTCACTGTCCATCCCCGCCTTGCTGGCCCCGTCCACCTGTAGGACCGAGGAGTTGAGGGCAGAGGAGAAGGCGGAGGCCAGATGTGAGGCCAGGCACCTCAGGGTGGTCTCCCCGCCACGCCCCGCTGCCAGGATCAGGCTGACAGGCTCGGTGGGTTTGGCCGTctgcaggtggcgctgcaggTGAATCTTACTGCGTCTCCACAGCTCCGCCTGCTGGTTGGGGAACAGAAGCTCCAGTGCCTTCAGCCGTGATAAGAAGGATTCCACAGAATGAACTGGAGGTTGGTGGGAGTCTGGATACGTGGATACAGACAGCAGGATCTTCCAGTAGCCCAGGACAGCGAGAACCCCAACGATGAGGAACAGACAGACCATGTGACAGAAGGACACACATCCTGACAGAGACGAGATGAAatcacgttaaaaaaaaaaacgaatactttctaaaatatacacaaaatgtgcaaacaTTTATAATTAGAGCAAGTTAGGGAACAGTGTCTTGATCCACTTTGACTACATAAAACGGGTTCCATCAACTACCAGGTTAAAGGTGATTTGTGGGCAGCTCACCTCTAGAAGATCTGGGCCTCGGCACTTTGATGACAACTGGATTTGCTGAAGATGGGAAGAAGATTCAGGTCATtcaaatatttcagaaaatatttctCCATCAACAGTGATCCAGCAATAAAAAGAATGAAGCACTACAGTACCTGCTGTTCTCATCTGTCTGAAAGGTCTCTGATGGTCCAGACTGTTCACCCACTTGGTCTGTGTGCAGGAATTTCGGGTTTTATGAATACTCCTCCAGTCTTGTTCATTTGCTTTGGGTAAATCTGTATAATTAAGAAAAGTTCATCAACATGAAGTCAGAATGTGAATACACAGTCCCTCAAATATGAGAACctaatttttatatatgtaatatctGTTCAGACATGGCTCATGTTGTACATGATCATGGCatctggaaatggctgttaatgaaaaATATCAGCAATAATTTGTCTCGAGTTCTACAACGATTACAACAGATGAAATCCCAAACTGAGGACATAATGGTCACATAACTCTCATTTTCAAAAAcggaatgaaaaataataaactcaCCCTTATACCTCCCCATCTTCTCATGGTAACGCTGAAAGCTGCTGTTTCCAATCAGAAGCTCCTCATGTTTCCCTGACTGGGATGTGGCAAGACGACTTTGTGAAGCTCCTTCCATttccacaaaagaaaaaatgtcacatAAGCAGAATTCATGCATTAGCCTATACACTAAACGAGTGGAACACACTGATTGGTTGAGAGATTATGCCTTCCCACCTGCTCTGCTTTCAGGGGGCAGTATGTTCCGCTTCTCCTGGTGTATGGAACGTCGACTCCTCAGGACAGGTTCATACTGagcctcctgctgctcctccctTTGAGAATCACAGCTGGTCAACAAGATCTTGGCCACAAGTGGGGGTTTGATGGGGGAGACTGAGcctacaaaaaaatttaaaataagaaacaaaTCAACACAAATCCACAGACCATCCTCAGTATCGCCCTACTAATTCAAAACCAGAAAAACAGACCAGGAATATTTTTACTACAGCATATTTAACCCATTCCCACAGTGGAAGGTGATCTacatcagtggttcccaaccggAGGTCCCTGCGGGGCGCCAGAGAACCATACAGATACAAAGAttgtttctatatttttatatttatatatttttattacactTGTAAAcatcaaatgtataaaaaaaaagaaaaaacccacaAGGATAATCAAAACTCCGTATAAtcctgtaaatcttggcccgggTCATATTAATCGGCTCGGCCAGCAAACATGGACttccagtctatagtacctatgcTTTCCGTACGGTTCCTTACTTGcatattaaatttggtgattgttttattaaacttaAACTTTTAAATTAAGCGTTTGTTTGATTTGCAACTCTTGGCCTCTGtagtcaggtgatgcgttttaacAGATGCTGAGGGGGTGAAACGGAGGCAAGCAGCTgccaattatattttaaacacacacgCTTCCTTTACCTCTTAATCTAGCAATCGTAACATGtgtggctgtatggaaatggtgtagtaaaaatgtaaatgcaccacacagcataGCAATTGGTTTGGGTTGGGACTTACTTTAAAAGtacaattacagctctaatatagactctaCATACGTTGCAttgtaaaacaacaaaaacatacaaCTGCTGTTTacttttttgcaaataaaagtaattaatgGCTGGTCTaagacacaggcaggggggctTTGGGGAAAGGGAACCACTGCTCTACCCCACCCTGTGGATCAGCTGGACCTCCAGGACCACATCAACTATTTCTATGATAACTGGGAATTAACTTTACATATGGTGCTTTCAGCAGAACAGGCATCTGTCTGTATGCTGAGCTCGTCGTCCTCTGAGCACATCTCCTCCTGGTGCTCAtcagcttcctcctcctctccaatCTCCGTACCATCACTCTCCTCCCCACATGGGCGAGGTTTCTTCTCTGGAGACTCTGTTCGTAGGAGAGAACTACAGGTTAGGGCTGACTGTTGATGTCTGTATGAACTTCATTCGTCTGAATTTGTTACCTTCATCTTCGTCTTCGCTTGGCTGTTCCTTCATCTTGGACCCATTAACAACAACACTGGCCAGCTGGTTTCCAgttcctcctctcttcctcttcagagGTTCCCTCTTCTTCAGCTCTACAGGAAATCATGAGCAGGAGAAGAAAAATTACTGTCTCATTGTCTGagttatttctttaatttattttattggagTGTTTCCCTGTGGAGAGACGTTTTACTTTAAgtccattttaaacaaacatggAAGTGTGAAGCTCCTCATATGTTCTGCGCAGCAGCAGACAATCAAAATAACACTGATGTTATCATTTATACATATTGTAACGCCCAGCAGTTCACCACAAAATAGGGAGAGGCAGTGAATCTcaggacaaaaacacacaactcaGGCCTGAAAACTCGTCCCTTCCTACTCTCTCATCCGCATGCACCTCCCATAAACAGCACACATCTCAGCAGAATACAGCCATCCATATTTACAGCTCATTAGAAGTAAGTGTATTGTCTGTAATAGCTTCTAATGTTTCTGGTGTAATAATATGTCTAGttgagaaatatttttgctGTTAGTAGTGTCTCTTGAAATCTGATTATCAATAAAATAggcaaagcaacaaaaaaaaatggttgatAGGGAGCATCTGGTAGAGCATCTCCTCTAGATATAGCTTCATGTTTAGCTGGTAAAGGCCACGCCCACAAACactgcaggccacgcccccggtGTCTGTAACTAAAATTATCCTGCTCTCAAACCCTTTATTCTACAGGGGTTCACCTCAAATTGTTCGCATTCTACGTTTAAAGATCGCTGTTGCCAAACGTGGCAGACTTCTCACTTAAAATGTACCTTTagggcatttaccagacgccctgatccagagagCCTTACATtccgtagtgacagggacagtcatcctggaACACTCAGGATtaactgtcctgctcagggacacgatggtagtgagtggtgtttgaacctgggactctgtggtccccactaggctacaatcaGCGGATTAAGCAGAATTTCCATTACAAAACGAATAACCATGATAAAAAACAATCTACCTTTACTTTCGGCGCCTACGTACGTTTGCAGGAAAATCGTTTTGAACTTTATCATTCGGCGCGATAATCTCTTTACGGGAAGTTTTCCGAGATGCGCTGGATCGGTGAACTGTGGgcggaaagtgaaagtgagccTCCAGCTCGGTTTAGAAGTTAAAACGCACCTTCCCTGGACgacctcctcctgctgctttgAGGTTTTGTCGTCTCTGGGTCCATTTTTTGGGGGAGGATGATGGGAAACTAACGACGCGGACTGGACTTTCGCCTCCTTCTcctcgtcgtcgtcatcatccttctcctcctcctcttcttcttcttcctcctcacgGGGAGTGAATAAACCGGCACGACCCTGCCGACCTACCGTCGTTCAGCCCGGACAGAAAGTTCCAGTGGGGATCCCCTCCACGCTGCCGCCCCGACGCAGGAGAAGGCGGAAGTGGCGACTCGAAGCGCCGGAACCGCGGTTAACGGCGACTCTGGGTGGCTGTATGCCGTAGAATGGCGTTGCTGTCCGACATGTTCTCGCGTCGGATCGAATTATATGTCTCGCGCTACAAACTATTTCACCAACGAGCAAAGGCGCGGCTCTGACGGACAGACTTTGGTGCAACACCGAGGACTTCCGGAAACAGCAGTCGCGTCATTGCGTCATTACGTCACTGCTGCCGCACACGCGCTTTAATTCCGATTAAATCCACTTAAAAAGATGTCGTGTTTTATTAGAATAAGACTGGTTGGGACAGGGACTGGCTGGAAGGGTAGATAGTTGCACTACTACTGCAGACGCGGCGAGGGAGGCAGCTAgaaagcaacaacatttatttcttatatagccaaaACTACACAGTGCGTCCCAattggctttgacaggccctgcagttgacacccccacactggacccttctgcacacaaagaaaaactctaggagagagaaaggaagaaaccttgggatgGAGTGATActgagagggacccccttccagggtagagtgagcctgcaagtggtgtcattgcagggttggtgatggtttgtccaataagagaaaaagtcctacagttgtcgAGGTGGAGATGTCcgaagtgtagtccagtgtcatggtgtcatGGAAAGGACGGAAGGAAGACGAAAAGGAAACCTGGTGGTGGAATGAGGAAGGGAAGTTCAAGttcatttcagcttgtgttagACAGTGCTTGGTGCTACATCTTGGTGCTACAACTTGATAAAGTTACAAACTGGGctacaggggacacaggcagtgcaagagtaacatttaacaaaaagatGCAGACGACAATGACAGTAGTGAAACGAAGAGGGTAGCGGTGCACATTTACACTgccccttggcggatcgggattcgaaccggcaaccttctggttacggggccgcttccttaccggctaggccaccactgcccctgaaggAGCAGCAGTTCAGATACTGGGACGTGTGATGATGAGGTGAAGAAGAGAGTGCATGTTAACCGGGTGGAGAAGTGAAACCAGCAGAGAGACCAGTGATGTTATACGGGGTGGAGGCGCTATATGGTGGCGCTGACGAATAGACAGGCGGCAGAGTTAAAGATGCGGAAATTTATGTTGGGTTGAcaaggacagacaggaagaagaACGAGTGATTTAGAGGAACAGCCAGGGCTGGAAGCGAGATTCGCATCGGTTTGGACACTGAGGGACACTAAACATGTTGAGAGAAGGATGTGGAGGATGGGGCTGCCAGGTCTAGCAGGAGTTGAGAAGGATGGCGGAAGTAGAGACTGTAGGTCTGCAGTGGCAGAGAATGAGATCGTCCACATGTTCGCGCGGTCACAGATCTACATTTTATTGAAGGCACGTATTTGCATGGAACAAGTGTAAATGTCAATACAGTGCatgatataatattttaaacacaatttggttttaatatttaaaacatactTTTCAGACCGTCACCGGCGCTGAGGTGCCCAGCATCATCAACAGGAATTTAACTCTCCAGAGACACGGGAGACAGCTATTCTTCTTGAGCTGTAAAGATTTACCTCATGGGATCGTTATCGGAGTCATTCAGTACTTAATTCTGCACATCATCCTGTAAAGTAAAAAAGACGGGTCAAATCAGACGACCCGGCCCGAAGAGAAGAAGAGCGCAGGGGGACAgcgcttttattttgaagagcTGGTAACTTCGCAAATCATCCCACTTCCACACGAGTGCAATTTCACGAGAACGCCCCTCCCCCGTGTCAGGGTGAGAGGCGTGGCCTCAGTCACAGCCGTGGAGCTCCATGTGCTCCTCTGCCTTCACCGGCAGGATCAGGTGAGAGATGCGGCTCCACAGGCCGCTCAGCTTGTCCACGTCCATCCGGTTGAAGGTGGCGGGCTGGTCTGATGACAGGAACTTGTGGTGAAGCTGATCCTGCACCATCTCCTCCACGAGTCCCAGGCTGGCGCCGGACAGCAGCTCCTCCCCGCGCTCCAGCAGCACGGTGAAGGCCAGGAAGGCCTGCTTGTAGGCGGCGTTCTCGTGGTCGCAGTAACGGTAGAAGATGAGGGTGGAGCCGGCTGGAAGCTCCTCCAGACGGTGGATGACTGCTGCCAGCTTCTTGCCCCCGAAGGCGTCTCTCAGCGCACCGTCCAGCTCCAGCTTCACCTGAGTTACAGACAGAGACGTTCCTTCTGCACCAACAAGACCACTTTACACGCCAAGAGAATCTAAAAGCAGCATGTTAACAGGCCTGagcgtgacctctgaccccgaaaAATCGTAAAATCGCACCTCGTCACTGTTCATCCCCGCCTTGCTGGCCCCGTCCacctgcaggacagaggagtTGAGGGCGGAGGAGAAGGCGGAGGCCAGATGAGAGGCCAGGCACCTCAGGGTGGTCTCCCCGCCACGCCCCGCCACCAGGATCAGGCTGACCGGCTCGGTGGGTTTGGCCGTTtgcaggtggcgctgcaggTGAATCTTACTGCGCCTCCACAGCTCCCTCTCCTGGTTGGGGAAGAGGCTTTGGACCTTCTGCATCTCCTTCTTAAACACCTCCACCTGGCTGAGTGTGACCTCCTCCACTGCAGGGGCGGAGCTCAAAATCTGGAGGAGCAATATTCCCAGCAGACCAACGAGAGCTGCGGCCGTCATCCACCCCAACGGGACGTCTGTCAGGAGAGAAATGTCAACTGTTAATGGGACGTTTACTTTCTTCAGCACACTGAACCATAAAAGGATCTTCTTACTCAGGGGGGCAGCTGAGGACAGATCAGAGGCGGGAGTGTGGTCACCCTCCCCAGATCTGATTATattcctctcctcttcttcttcgtcttctttCTCTCCATAAATCTCATCAGGTGCTATAGCCTCATCTGCCCAGAAAATCATAAAATCAGGACTAAAGAGGAGCTATGAAGATGTGAATTCAGGTGAAGTACGGACGGATGAGGGGAGGATCTTACTCAGGGAAACCAATGAAGGACGCTTCATGGCTTCAGCATCCTGACAATGTCTCTCTTCTTCTATCTGTGAACGGATGCTCTCCTCATGCTCCTCAGAAACACCCAACAGTTGGGAAGGAGGTCCTGCTGCTAACATGAAAACTACGGTGAAGCCATTTCACCAAGCAACAGCTCAGAAGCAACGAACAATGCTGAACAATGTGTGAAATTTCACGAGTACCAGAGTAAAGCCGCTGCTTAGCAACaacttttcctcctcctccttcttcttcaacTGCTGCCAGGAGAGGCTCTGCAATCTTCTTCCCATCTTCATCATGACAAACCGGGTTCTCATCTGAACAAAGTGGAACCGAGGACGTTCTCACATGGTTAcacaatgcattatgggattttaaTGAGATGTGTGATTAAATGAGAATCTTACTGAGGAGGTCCACTGACTGGGACGTAGTGGATCTGGAGTCCTTCACCTCTACAGAGCTCCTCGCTTCTTGTTTGTCTTCATCAGGGGTTGGGAGGTCAGTGATCAGgtcttttgaaagtgaagcacagcacacggtgacacagtgaaatgtgtcctctgcttttaaccatcacccttggtgggaacagtgtgtggggattcgaaccggcaaccttccgattacagggccgcttccttgaccgctaggccaccactgccccacctccTTCCTACTTAGTCCCTAAATGGGGTGGATTAATACCCTGAACCTCAGTTAGAACGCAGcatgaacaaaaccaaaacctTCATCGGtgaaagatgaagatgatgatgaagaccaGCTGGACCTACTTGCAGAATGAAGATGTTTCACTGACGGCTGTTTAATACGCACCGTCCACACAGCTTAATCTGCCCCCTTCTTCACGGTTTTCAGGAAGCGCCATGAATCGTTCTCCCTGTTGAACTGAGGGTCTCAACTCTGGGATCTTCTCACCTGTCCGCAAGATCAGGATTCAGCTAAAGACAGCAAATGTACAGAAACGTGCCATCTATTCCACCCTCACCCTCACCAGAGAAAACGGCGTGTCTCTCTTCTtctttgtgtgattgtgtgtccTCCTCTTCCGCCATGGTGGTCATCCTCTTTCTCTGGTCCGGAGAGCTCTCAGCTATGTCACCTCCTACATGGGGACACACGGCCTGTAGCTCAGTAAGGATGAAGCTAACGGGCTAAAGGTCCTCAGTAGACCAAATAACCAGTTCAGATCATGCAGCTGTCAAAATTACACAGAGAATCAGCTTGGAGGAACCATCCCTCTCAACCTGACCCTGAACCTCACAGCTGAGGAGAAGCACATGGATCCAGCAGAACCAGAAAGGTCTGCGTGACCTCACCATTTCCACTCGCACTGACTGTTTTTCCATCCTCTTCAGACTGGGCTGGACTGCTGCTGTCCCCTTTGCCTACGACATGAAACCAATGTCAGTTTTCCAAGCTGCAGAACGGCTGCAGCAGAGATGGAATGCTGCCATGAATACTGACCTCTGGGTAATGAGTAACTGCTATCATCCATCTCTCCACGTGGAGGAGCCTGTCACTCGAATCCAGAGGTCAGATACGTGGAGTGAGTCGCTCGTAGACACAGATCAGAAACACGCACATTTACTGTGTTTAAAAatcacagagacagagagacttTCAGATTTTGACATTTCATCTAGACGTTCAGTTGAAACAGTATGATGAAAATCACAAGGGCTCAACAATAAGCAACAGATGACTGGCCACCCAGAACCCCACCCCACTACAGAACACCACCTTCAACACCACCCTCAACACAACACCACCTTCAACACCACCCCACTACAGTCAAAACAACCCCACCCCAATACAGAACACCACCCTCAAGACCACCCCATCTTCTACCACACCCCTATCCCACTACAGAACACCACCCTCAACCACACCCCTATCCCACCACCCTCAACCACACCCCACTACAGAACACCACCCTCAACCATACCCCACTACAGAACACCACCGTCAACACATCCCCAGGTGTTCCGGGCTGCTCCACGTCGACTACATTTCTCTACTATACATTTTCTTAACTCTTAATGTAATAAATCTCACTCACCATAACGATGTCCTGAACCGATCACGGATCAAacacacaacacgcacacaagTTCGATGACGACTATTTAAGGTGCATGAAACCGAAACTAGCAGACTGCTAACCTACACCGCATTACTCTGCTGTCAGGAACGAATATTTTGATGCGCATGTGCCTGGGGAGAAAATTAGGGACGTACAGGAAGCCCGACGTCAAGCTACGACTCACATGTGGGCAGTTTCTTGATATGtatgaaaggaaataaatcgcattttttctgttctttttgttctATTCTCTTTGGTTCATAACACGTGACAATATCCGGACGAAAATAagcctttcaaaataaaagtttttagcAAGGGTGGTtgtgttttgtgagtgtgtgtcaggaGTGTGTACATGGTAGAGTGAGACGCGCCGTCATTTCCCGTTTTGGAACAGTGCGGTAAGTGGGCGGGACCTCCTGGTTACGTCACGGAGGCGGGTACCCCGGATGCGGATGTTGACGCTGATGATTGCGGTGTCGGCTGTTCGGGCTGCGGGGGAACGTGTAGCGGCTTTATAAgattttttgggtttttttttttttgttttatctgcCGCGGATTTACGGCCATGTGAAGGGCGCGTCTAGAAGGCAGCGTCGTGACGGTCGGAGGTGGAACGGGGGGCCGGGAACGCTGTTACTCGCCCCGCCGGAGAGAGCAGCTGTCAGCCCGAGCAGGAAGAACAATAAGCTGCAGGCGCCATGCTGACGTACCGGTGATCTGGAGCTTAAACGCGGGTCCGGGTCGCGTATCCGCGGCGCTCTGTCGACGTGTACCAATGTTGACAGAAGGTGTCACGTGTGACAGGATGACGGGCGGACGGGGATTTACTGAAAACCGTCTATAATCGCACCCATCCAGACACCATCGTGATTTTTCCGCTCGTTTGTTACCGGTTATTATTGGTAACGGTGACGATGATGGACAGAATACGGAGGAATCAGGTGTTGGATGCTCTGATGCTGAGTGTTATTAtctagtgtgtatgtgtgtgtgagtgggggttggaccttttttttgtttgagatGCCCTCAGCTAGGCCTTGGTAAGCATGTGGACCCTGGGGTGGCCTTGCTTCCCAATAATGCAGCTGTTCCTGTCactggtgctgctggtgctgggCACCTCCTTCAGACTGGCCCACGGGATGAGCCGGGAGGAGCGCCACAAGCTGAGGTGAGGAGAAATACGAGGGCCATTCAGGAAGGGAGGTGACCAGCCATCGCTGTAATTGTCTTTCATCTTGGTCTCAGGGATCAGGTGGTGGAGATGTTTGACCACGCCTACCAGAGCTACATGGTAAGACCTGCACTCGGGCACTTCTTTGGTTTGTGGTTGAAGTTGATATTTCTGTATCGTGGTGTAGCTGCCAGGGTCCGGCAGAGACTAGGGAGGGGTCAGTGCCGATCATGTCTGAGTCTTCGTGAtgaaggtagtagcc is part of the Denticeps clupeoides chromosome 19, fDenClu1.1, whole genome shotgun sequence genome and harbors:
- the LOC114769785 gene encoding torsin-1A-interacting protein 1-like; this translates as MDPETTKPQSSRRRSSREELKKREPLKRKRGGTGNQLASVVVNGSKMKEQPSEDEDEESPEKKPRPCGEESDGTEIGEEEEADEHQEEMCSEDDELSIQTDACSAESTICSVSPIKPPLVAKILLTSCDSQREEQQEAQYEPVLRSRRSIHQEKRNILPPESRAGASQSRLATSQSGKHEELLIGNSSFQRYHEKMGRYKDLPKANEQDWRSIHKTRNSCTQTKWVNSLDHQRPFRQMRTAANPVVIKVPRPRSSRGCVSFCHMVCLFLIVGVLAVLGYWKILLSVSTYPDSHQPPVHSVESFLSRLKALELLFPNQQAELWRRSKIHLQRHLQTAKPTEPVSLILAAGRGGETTLRCLASHLASAFSSALNSSVLQVDGASKAGMDSDEVKLELDGALRDAFGGKKLAAVIHRLEELPPGSTLIFYRYCDHENAAYKQAFLAFTVLLPQSLTPELSLSQVEEVVQDYISSRLISPTSTQAGAPFNQMDADKLSGLWSRISHLILPVNMEAHIEENGCEAD
- the LOC114769786 gene encoding torsin-1A-interacting protein 2-like isoform X2; amino-acid sequence: MDDSSYSLPRGKGDSSSPAQSEEDGKTVSASGNGGDIAESSPDQRKRMTTMAEEEDTQSHKEEERHAVFSGEKIPELRPSVQQGERFMALPENREEGGRLSCVDDLITDLPTPDEDKQEARSSVEVKDSRSTTSQSVDLLNENPVCHDEDGKKIAEPLLAAVEEEGGGGKVVAKQRLYSAGPPSQLLGVSEEHEESIRSQIEEERHCQDAEAMKRPSLVSLNEAIAPDEIYGEKEDEEEEERNIIRSGEGDHTPASDLSSAAPLNVPLGWMTAAALVGLLGILLLQILSSAPAVEEVTLSQVEVFKKEMQKVQSLFPNQERELWRRSKIHLQRHLQTAKPTEPVSLILVAGRGGETTLRCLASHLASAFSSALNSSVLQVDGASKAGMNSDEVKLELDGALRDAFGGKKLAAVIHRLEELPAGSTLIFYRYCDHENAAYKQAFLAFTVLLERGEELLSGASLGLVEEMVQDQLHHKFLSSDQPATFNRMDVDKLSGLWSRISHLILPVKAEEHMELHGCD
- the LOC114769786 gene encoding torsin-1A-interacting protein 2-like isoform X1 yields the protein MDDSSYSLPRGKGDSSSPAQSEEDGKTVSASGNGGDIAESSPDQRKRMTTMAEEEDTQSHKEEERHAVFSGEKIPELRPSVQQGERFMALPENREEGGRLSCVDDLITDLPTPDEDKQEARSSVEVKDSRSTTSQSVDLLNENPVCHDEDGKKIAEPLLAAVEEEGGGGKVVAKQRLYSAAGPPSQLLGVSEEHEESIRSQIEEERHCQDAEAMKRPSLVSLNEAIAPDEIYGEKEDEEEEERNIIRSGEGDHTPASDLSSAAPLNVPLGWMTAAALVGLLGILLLQILSSAPAVEEVTLSQVEVFKKEMQKVQSLFPNQERELWRRSKIHLQRHLQTAKPTEPVSLILVAGRGGETTLRCLASHLASAFSSALNSSVLQVDGASKAGMNSDEVKLELDGALRDAFGGKKLAAVIHRLEELPAGSTLIFYRYCDHENAAYKQAFLAFTVLLERGEELLSGASLGLVEEMVQDQLHHKFLSSDQPATFNRMDVDKLSGLWSRISHLILPVKAEEHMELHGCD